The following proteins come from a genomic window of Lolium rigidum isolate FL_2022 chromosome 5, APGP_CSIRO_Lrig_0.1, whole genome shotgun sequence:
- the LOC124652468 gene encoding probable plastidic glucose transporter 1 isoform X1 codes for MLLGRFLVGIGIGVNTVLVPIYISEVAPTKYRGSLGTLCQIGTCLGIIAALSLGIPSESDPHWWRTMLYAACVPGFLIVAGMQFAVESPRWLAKVGRLDDARKVVEDIWGASEAEKAMEEMKSVVVNDDSQASWSELLSEPHNRVALIGGSLFFLQQFAGINGVLYFSSLTFRDVGITSGILASLYVGITNFGGALVASNLMDKQGRKNLLIGSYLGMAFAMFLIVFSISFPLDEDVGHTLSITGTLLYIFTFAIGAGPVTGIIIPELSSARTRSKVMGFSFTVHWICNFVVGLYFLELVKLFGVGAVYAGFGGVSLLTALFAYNFIVETKGRSLEEIEMSLSPAAPGEPK; via the exons ATGCTCCTTGGAAGGTTCCTTGTTGGCATTGGAATTGGCGTAAATACCGTGCTTGTTCCAATATATATCTCTGAG GTTGCTCCAACAAAATACAGAGGCTCTCTGGGTACTCTATGTCAGATTGGAACATGTTTAGGAATAATTGCTGCACTTTCCTTGGGTATACCTTCTGAAAGTGATCCACATTG GTGGCGAACAATGCTTTATGCTGCATGTGTACCTGGTTTTCTCATTGTTGCTGGAATGCAATTCGCCGTCGAAAGCCCTCGGTGGCTTGCCAAG GTTGGGAGATTAGATGATGCCAGAAAAGTGGTAGAAGATATTTGGGGAGCTTCCGAAGCTGAGAAGGCCATGGAAGAAATGAAATCTGTCGTTGTAAACGACGATTCACAGGCTAGCTGGTCAGAACTTCTGTCGGAACCCCACAATAGAG TTGCATTGATTGGAGGGTCACTTTTCTTTCTGCAACAGTTTGCTGGAATAAATGGTGTTCTATATTTTTCatcattaacattccgtgatgttGGTATTACCAGTGGTATTTTGGCGAGCTTATATGTTGGAATAACCAACTTTGGAG GAGCACTTGTTGCTTCAAATTTGATGGACAAGCAAGGACGGAAGAATCTTTTGATAGGGAGCTATCTTGGAATG GCATTTGCTATGTTTCTTATAGTGTTTTCCATCAGCTTTCCacttgatgaagacgttggacacACCCTGTCAATTACCGGAACTCTTTT GTACATTTTTACTTTCGCTATTGGTGCTGGGCCAGTTACTGGAATCATCATCCCTGAGCTTAGCAGTGCTCGGACACGCTCAAAAGTTATGGGGTTCAGCTTCACTGTACATTGG ATATGTAATTTTGTGGTGGGACTATATTTCCTGGAGCTTGTGAAGTTATTCGGCGTTGGAGCAGTCTATGCAGGCTTCGGTGGGGTCTCCTTGTTGACAGCACTTTTCGCTTACAATTTCATAGTCGAGACGAAAGGACGTTCTCTTGAGGAAATCGAGATGTCTCTGAGCCCTGCTGCCCCTGGGGAACCAAAGTAA
- the LOC124652468 gene encoding probable plastidic glucose transporter 1 isoform X2, which yields MANFLFGYHIGVMNGPIEDIARELGFQGNPFLQGLVVSIFIVGAFFGSLGSSALVDYLGCKRTLQIDSIPLILGAFISAQAHSLDEMLLGRFLVGIGIGVNTVLVPIYISEVAPTKYRGSLGTLCQIGTCLGIIAALSLGIPSESDPHWWRTMLYAACVPGFLIVAGMQFAVESPRWLAKVGRLDDARKVVEDIWGASEAEKAMEEMKSVVVNDDSQASWSELLSEPHNRVALIGGSLFFLQQFAGINGVLYFSSLTFRDVGITSGILASLYVGITNFGGALVASNLMDKQGRKNLLIGSYLGMAFAMFLIVFSISFPLDEDVGHTLSITGTLLYIFTFAIGAGPVTGIIIPELSSARTRSKVMGFSFTVHWICNFVVGLYFLELVKLFGVGAVYAGFGGVSLLTALFAYNFIVETKGRSLEEIEMSLSPAAPGEPK from the exons ATGGCCAATTTTCTCTTTGGCTACCACATTGG ggttatgAATGGCCCAATAGAGGATATTGCACGAGAGCTTGGTTTTCAAGGAAATCCGTTTCTCCAAGGTCTTGTGGTCAGCATATTCATTGTGGGCGCATTTTTTGGGAGCCTAGGCTCGTCTGCACTAGTTGATTATTTAGGTTGTAAAAGGACTCTTCAGATCGATAGTATTCCATTGATTCTTGGGGCTTTTATCAG TGCACAGGCACATTCATTGGATGAGATGCTCCTTGGAAGGTTCCTTGTTGGCATTGGAATTGGCGTAAATACCGTGCTTGTTCCAATATATATCTCTGAG GTTGCTCCAACAAAATACAGAGGCTCTCTGGGTACTCTATGTCAGATTGGAACATGTTTAGGAATAATTGCTGCACTTTCCTTGGGTATACCTTCTGAAAGTGATCCACATTG GTGGCGAACAATGCTTTATGCTGCATGTGTACCTGGTTTTCTCATTGTTGCTGGAATGCAATTCGCCGTCGAAAGCCCTCGGTGGCTTGCCAAG GTTGGGAGATTAGATGATGCCAGAAAAGTGGTAGAAGATATTTGGGGAGCTTCCGAAGCTGAGAAGGCCATGGAAGAAATGAAATCTGTCGTTGTAAACGACGATTCACAGGCTAGCTGGTCAGAACTTCTGTCGGAACCCCACAATAGAG TTGCATTGATTGGAGGGTCACTTTTCTTTCTGCAACAGTTTGCTGGAATAAATGGTGTTCTATATTTTTCatcattaacattccgtgatgttGGTATTACCAGTGGTATTTTGGCGAGCTTATATGTTGGAATAACCAACTTTGGAG GAGCACTTGTTGCTTCAAATTTGATGGACAAGCAAGGACGGAAGAATCTTTTGATAGGGAGCTATCTTGGAATG GCATTTGCTATGTTTCTTATAGTGTTTTCCATCAGCTTTCCacttgatgaagacgttggacacACCCTGTCAATTACCGGAACTCTTTT GTACATTTTTACTTTCGCTATTGGTGCTGGGCCAGTTACTGGAATCATCATCCCTGAGCTTAGCAGTGCTCGGACACGCTCAAAAGTTATGGGGTTCAGCTTCACTGTACATTGG ATATGTAATTTTGTGGTGGGACTATATTTCCTGGAGCTTGTGAAGTTATTCGGCGTTGGAGCAGTCTATGCAGGCTTCGGTGGGGTCTCCTTGTTGACAGCACTTTTCGCTTACAATTTCATAGTCGAGACGAAAGGACGTTCTCTTGAGGAAATCGAGATGTCTCTGAGCCCTGCTGCCCCTGGGGAACCAAAGTAA